CTATCCATGCGGTCTTTTATTTAAGATTTGAAATGAGTGAATTGGATGCTGGGTTTGAACGATTGTGTTCCGTGACTTTtctttgttacattatctatttCGAACTCTTCTCTGGAGGAGTAccactatatttactttattgtgtTTGCGATTTTTTATACTTGGAGTGCTTCGGCGATTGTGTAAATAGATTGAACATAAATATACCCGGCAGCTATGCCGCCGGGTGCGGCAAGCCACATTTTCTATCTGGTATGCATGAATAGCCGAGTAACAACAATTTACAGATGATCGAGTGCAACCGAAAGGTGCAGGATGCAGTAGACAAGTAGAACAAGAGTGCCTCAGTTCAGCTAATGTGTAGGAACACAAGATAAGCTACATATTTTCTTTTGGTGGCACGATACTAATATGTGGTCACTGCAGCACTTTCGGAAGGAGAAAAAAACTTGTTTTATAATGGGCCTCGGGCCTTTTTGGGCCTAGCACATTTGGAGAATGTAGGATAGAGAAATTTAAGTACACTACAGGAAAATCCGGTTTTCCCGTGTGTTAGCCTATAAGCCGAGTGCTATTTTTCGGGCACCCGGCTTACGCTCCTATAAGCCGAGTCTCGCGAGAAAAACACCCGGTAAATACGAAGAACTTGGCTTATGGTCATCTATAAGCCGAGTGTTGCAGAAAAGCTCTCGGCTTATATGAACCACACGGTATCTACGGGAAAAAGCACCCGGCTTACAGCACACACTGGGCAAAGACATCTGCCATGTGTCTGCAATGGAAGTAGTTGACGGCGCCGTCATGGAGCAGCCTATAAGCCGTGTGTCCGATGAAAGCACTCGGCTTACAGGACATATAAGCCGTGTGCCCGATGAAAGCACTAGGCTTACATTTTTGCGGATTTTTTGCAAAACGTAACATTTATGCGAAATTGGTTTAACATGGTTTTCATTGCATTTATATTTACTACTTAATTAGTATTATTATTCTCACCTAATTTCTGTCGACTAGTTTTCATGGGTCTTATTCGTGAAACTCTCAATTTAACACCACTTTAATATTTTGATGACTCTTTCGACCCCCTAGCGTACCCATATTATGATGACATGCAAAAATCACTACTGAAAGTTCACTCTACGCCGAGTGCTTTGCTCTACGCCTAGTGTACTATGTGCAGGAAAAGAGAGGAAAAGGGATAATGCATGCGTCTTGATGAAGAAATACAAACACAAAAATCTAAAGAAGGAATCAAAATACACAAGAGTGATTGGGATACTTGATGAGGTGCCGCTCTGTGGTTGGATGGTAGTTCACCGGCGGCTAGATACCACCACCGCGAGAATTACACCACACGAGCACCTTTCATAGTGACATTCCTGGCTGCTGCTGCTACGTCTTATCTTTAAGCGTTGCTTCCTGGACACTTTCCCCTTCCCTCTCCACACGGTTGCATTGGCCTACTTTTCATAGTGACATTCCTAGCTGCTGCTGCTACCTCTTAGCTAGCTCTCTTATCCATCCAGTGACCTGCTTAATTTTGCTACCCAAGAACGGATCCAAGGGTGAAATCGACAACGATAAGAGAAGGTGATCTTTCTCTCTCACTCTCTACCCATCTATTATGATTCATGGGTTCATTGATCAGCCAATCTCATTCATATTTCCCGGTTCTATTTCTTAGCAGGGAAAAGAAACAATATGGGGGAAATGGTAGCATCAGCAGTTGTGCAGGAGGCTGTGAGTGGAGCCGTCTCCTTCGTGTTCAGCAGCCGTATCGGAAAGGCATCCCAGGAAGAACTCATGGAGAGGCTGGAGATGGCGCACATAAAGCTGCATGTTGGGCTCGAGAGGACCAGGATGATGCCCATCACCATCATGCCGTTGCTTCGCCTGAGGAAGAAGTTGAAAGATGTCTTCAAGGAGTGCGATGATCTGCTCAGCAAGGTGAGGGATCATCAGCAAGTGGTACGCTCTTTACGCAGAAAGATTATGCACGCTGTGCTACCCTCTTTCATTGTCCCCAATCAAGATGCGCTGAGTAGCTCTGTTGTTGGAAGATTTGAGCAGTTTGTCAAGGAAGCCGACAGGTTTGTCAGAGACGTGGAGTCTGGATCTTCGCTTTCTCACTACAGGTTTCTCAGTTCTCCCATCAGACATCTTCTTGAAGGCAAGGGTCTCTACTATGACATGGTGCAAGGAAGCAAGGCTTTCTCACTTGGTATATCCACGGATTCTGTGGAAGAGTATGGTAGAGTCGCATGGCTATGTTTTCATTACAAAGATCGCAAGGCGCCACTTAAAACTTGTCGACTGGTGGTGGCTCTAAGACTATATGAAAGCACAAACATAGTTGGAATTACCGCAAAATGTTTGCGGTCACTTGGGCCTCAATTCAAGTCTTTGGTTGAAGATGCAACTGGGGAACTCTCCCATTTACCTACACAAGACGTTTCATATTTCGATTCAGTAATGTGGGAATGCATGGTTAAATTGACTACAGAGTCGATTCCAGACCCATTTTGTTGCATAGCTAATGGGCTCAGCAAGCCTTGTGCCAGCAATATCATCTCATCTGAGTTAACCGGCAGATTTCCACAAGAAGTTTTGTTCGTTGTATTCAACTGTTGTTTTTCAGCTTTTGAGAACTGCTCGCGGAGCTCAACTGATGAAGCGCGTATAAACGCCATAAAGGCCTGGTCACCTCTACAGATGCAAGTTTTCTTCTACCCTCATCTCTCGTTTAAATTCCCGGACGGGAGTAGCTTACACCAAAAGGAGGAGGAAATACAAACAGAGGCAATTGATTGTTTCATCCGTCAACCTGGTATGACGGAATACAGTATGCATTGGTACTCGGCACATGGTTGTGCATCCTTTTATGTTTCAAAGCAGATCGCCAAAACTAGGAGGGCCTCAAAGAGAAGGCGATAGAAGTTCAGAATTGGGATCAGAGAAAAGGTTTCTTTTTTGTTTAATTAGCCTCTATGAGACGGTTTGTTTAGGTGCCAATATTTATCATGCTCTTTTTATGCAGCTACTGTTAACCACTTGTTTATCCCTGCCACGTGGCTTGTAACCATGAATGTGCTTGATATTATCTGCCATGTTCTGTAATCCTGCTGGCACTGGATCTTTTTAGTTTTTTTAAGGAGGCACTCCTATTTTCTTTGTCAATACAGCTGCAGATGGCGTGCCATTATTCTGAAGTGCATAAGATTAGCAGGTGTTGTTGTGTTGTGTGAAGTATTTGTGTTTGTTTTAATCACCGGTCTGAATTTCTAGGTATTATCGTCAAAATCTATTTCCTCCACACACTCTGCCAGCTCTGCTCTGCTCTTCACGATGTACACTAGTAGTTGGGGCGCACCCTTGGTGCGCCGCCTGAGAGGAAGTTGGGGCGGTGCCGGGTGGGATGCGCCTCTTTCACTTTCCTATATATACCATGTACTGTCCTTGTACTATGTACTGCTCAGGCCAGGGTAGGACACACTCATCTGGTAGTCGTTTTTGTCAGCTCCATGACATGTGCAATAGGATAGCTTACAAACTGAACTCATTAGCACGCTACATTTGTATTAACATGCAATGACACATACATTAACAGGTATAAAATGAGGCATTTAATGTATTCTAGCAAACATCTAGCTCTATTAAGCCACCATTAGGCAAACATTACTACCATGAAGAATGTAACTACAGGATGTTGAGCTACTTCAACTGCATTGGTGAATCCATACTGTAAAGCCTTAGAAATCTGTGACAAAAATAACTAATTGTTAAAACTTTGAGAGTTGTGATTTTTATCTTAGCGGATAGGGAAAACACACAATAACAATTGGAAAGAGCATAGTGCATTCAGTGCATCATTTTATGTTTACACAATATACACGATGATCAATCGAGTACCATATGTTATAAGAACTAAAGCCTATAACACAAGTCGAATTTGAAAATTGCAGAAACTATGAGAAGTAGGTGGAACTGCAAATAGTTTATAAAAAATTTGAAAACATAAGTACAAAGAAGGAAGCTTTGAATTATCTACAAGCAGTGTTTCTCCTTCGCCTGAATAAATTAGGACATGGCTGGTAATCTTGATGTACAGACATTAATTTATTTAATTGAAATGCCATAGTGAGATATTCTCTCGCTGTTGTCAGCTAAGAAAACAGCCAATACATCTTCTCCAATGTATGAGTGGGATCATTATCATGGAAAGAAGGCTATTATAGCAGGGACACATAGGTAATTTTGAACCAAGATAAGTCACAAGATGAAGCTAAGAAGGAGACCTGACTTAGCCATGCAAATCACTCAGAAAACAATTGCTCAAGGGTATGGTGGTGTCAGCAGCTACGCGTGCAATCAGAGCATACAAGGCCAATTGCTCATCACATTGTGCACCAAGAAGTACTTCATTAGTGTAAATGAAGGAGCCACGAAGAGGAGGGTGCTCTGAATAGGAAACATTTATTAAAAATTTCAACATACTTGAAACAGAAACACAAAAGTATTCAGCATCATCATTATCCTCAAATGCAGAATCAACAGCAACTATGTAAAAGAAAAGAAGCGCAGTCAGTATGTAGCACAACATGAGAACAACAGATGAAACACTCTATAAGCATAATTATCAATGTCTTCGAGGGCAGGGCAGCTTCAAATGAAAAGGTTTGTACCCTTCAAATGTGACTCCACGATGATCTTAAACAAACTTGAACATGCAAGTGGTCCATCAGCTGACATAGGACTTTTATCAGCACAAGCTTCCTGTGTATAAACATGATTGAAATGAATCATAATTAATAGTTATAGTCGATAGAATGACAGAATGAGTTATATTGACCAACCTAAATACCTAGTCTTGTTACGTCTATTTGACAGTGTGCAATTAAAATCATCTGATAGTTTTCTAAACATTTCCAATCCAATGACTTGGATACAACACAAAGACTGATATTTTAGGTTCTTCTTCTTACATCCTTTAAGAAAATTCAAGATATTTCTTTTATTGCAGCAAGTGCACTGTTTAGATGCCGGACAGATCTCATACATTACATTCAAGGGTTTGATAAAGCTTGCTTAGCACAGAAATCAGGTTGTGTGGTTACCATCCTTTCAAGTGAACCACATGGATGACTCCAAGAAGTAGACACACATTTGTTCATGACCACACAAAAAGCCACATGTTATAAACAAACCGTACATGCAATTCTTAGAGATAAAACTTTAAGATTATTGTAATAGGATCATTTGCCTAGCATTAGATCACCCACATATGATTAACAGAGAGGTTTGTTAGATCTTACAGGCTTTCTTGTTGCAGGCACAACATAACCCATGAACTCCAGTGGCGAGGATGAGCAACAGCAGTGGCGCCGCGATGATGTAGTCGTGGAGAGGCAGCAGCTCATCCAGGAGCTTCGCCGGTGGCAGCAGGAAGCCGCCGGCACAGCCTTGCGGCGGCCGGAGGTGGAAACGGCCTTCTGATCGCCTTAGCTCCCCTTTTTCGGATCGGTAGTTAGGTCATGGTAAAACTTACCTGTACGTGATGGATCACCCATACAGGAGAGGAAGTACCTCTCTTTTATACGTGGGGCTAGGGATCAGGGACCGAAACCAATAGGTTGTTTGCACCCCCGATCACAGTGCATGCGTGAGAGAGGTATGGTGGGCCACACCCCAACTTTTCTCTCGGTTGTTAGCCGAGATCAATTCCAACATTCTCCCCCTTGATCGTAAGGCTAACAGACATCATAAGCCCACTCTTAATAGAAATAATATGGCAAAGTAAGGTGTTGCAGTGGCCAATGATGTGCCATTAAACCTCAATACTTATACTATATTATTCTATCTCAAATGGATAACATTTTACTTTATGGGAGTTGGTTTATTCGACGGTCCTATTTTCCAGGATTAAAAGGCTTTCTGAACACATGTCGGCAACATAATCATAAAATGGGTGGCAAGCCTTTAATATGCGGAACCGCAAAACTTATATAAATCAAACATCATATGTTTGGTCCTGGATTCTATCTTTCACAACATGGAACATATTGTCTATGGTCTTGGCAAAACCATTTAACTTGTTGTTACTCGCATAGAAAACTGCGTGTTCATATTGTAGTAGGTGGTTACAAAATGCTGTCAACAACCATAAGTTCGGGAATAAAACTTCTTGACATACAACCTGCCCAATAGCCTCTTAACACGCCACATAAGTAAGTGCATTATTTCCAATGCCATCAGTATCATTATAGAGCTTTTCCACGATATAGCTCCATGTGCGAGAGTGAGGATGTAACATAGCGTGGAAACTTTATGATCCACACACCTGTACCAAAGTCAACTTCTTTGCATACCTAAAGATAAATAATGAAAGGTAAGAACTACGATTATCATGAATAGATCTAGCTTTTTTTCCAAATGAAAGGCCAAGAACTAAGATTACTACGATTATCATGGACATATCTCCCAAAAAAGACTTGTACCAAATCTAGCTTCTTTTTTAGCCAGTTGAACTTAGATCCAAATGGATGAGTTGGGCATGACGAATCACATCACATCACTAATACATAACATTGTAATAACACAAAATCAATGTTTTGGCTTAATAACATTTTGAGCCCTTTGTGATGACCTAAATGTTGTTTCAATCACGCAACTGATTACAATCTATCTAGCTTTTGTAGCTGAAGGACAGAGTCGTGGCCGAGGGTGTGCCTCTTCATTCCCTTCGCTAGGCCCTGCAGTAAGGGTTGGATTGAACAAACAACACGCATGAATCCGCAACAGAGAGAGACATCACGGCGACGTCCGGTCGATCGATTTGTTGAGGAGGGTGGATGTCGATGGCGACATGATGGCCACAGATCTAGCAGGAGaagcgcctcctcctcctctcgcccaaTTGCGTCCCTGCTAGGTAGCGTCCACCCCTTTTTTACCCTCTCAGTTTTTCTCTCTCTCGCTAGCACAGTAAAAAAACGATGAGGTGGAACGCGCAAGGAGGCGCTATTCTCCCGCACATTATTGTGTTGGATTTCTGTATTTGCAACAACACATATCTTACCAGACCAATAGGTGCTATAAATTAAAACATCGGGTCATAATGCATTTGCTTTGTGCATTTCCATTCACGGTCATGACATGAGTGTGCAACACGCGCACACAATGAAAAAAAATTATCTAACGAGCGAAATAGACATATTTTGTGTTTCTATTAGAAACTAAAACACATGTCACACGCCTCTTACTCCTAAGGTGGAGGTGTGCGCTCTTGTATGTGCCTAGCCTGATTGCCATGAAATAATTAAAGATAGCAGTCCCATTACTTATTATGTGATATTTGCAAAGAGGAAGATGAACTTGTCAGGTAATCATTGTATAACCAAACAATATTGTTTCTATCAGCCAAACACAAACTGATAGGCTGAGCGGTGAAACCTCAGCCTAGCTCTTTATTTAATCTCTCAATCTTGCACATGGTTTATCAACTACTGATCAAAAATCAGTTTAAAAGGAAAAGAACTATCATGAGTCAACTACCAAACAAGCTAACTCTCAGGGTAGCAACACGGACATATTTATTGATGAAACTGTGTTCCGTCAAGCTGCAATCAGCCACCAGGCCATCAACAGAAACCGCATATCCTTGCAGAACTGGGGAAGGGGCGACTGTGTTCAGAAAAATAACAAGAAGAAAATTAGAGGAACCGAACAATTTATTATATACCTGAGAAGAATACCAAAAACCAAAATGGAGATTCATTACCTTTGATGTCAGTGCCCTCTGAATCACTACCAGGACACAGTTGAAACAAGAGGGCCATGCAACATCTTTCCTTCAAACCCGATGATAATATCTTAAGTGAATTCTCTCTTGCAACTGTAATATGGTTCGTGTCCTTGCAACAGTCAACTGCATATATTTCAGAAAGATGGCAAATTTCAGTATAACCAAGACACTGATGAGTAACTTCAATTAGTACAACACTAAACGAAACCATCATGCGAGTGTAAACATCAGGACGAACTATCATATTATCGTATATATATTACATTGTTGTATTATGGCAAGAAGTTCTGCATGATAAATTATATTTGGCACTCCTAATGAGTAACCGAGTTAAGTATATTTAGCAGTCCTAATTTCAACCACTAAACCAGAGTATATAACCATATGAAATACATCAAATGGAAAAGATCAGCGAGAGAATTCCCTCTATAACAAAGATCCGAAATGCGTACCAACTACCAATGGCGATGTATAGAAGCTTCTGAGGACGAACCATGACAAAGTGCCTAACATAATATTGGGTAGCTTCCCTTCTCGACTCTTTTGATATGAGAAATTTTAGTTCATGTAGCTGGGTTTCACATTTAGGATGATATGATATTAGTCCAAGAACAGATTCATAACAAAAATTAAGACAAGCTATGAAAGGATCAAGAAAAGGTCCCTTCATAGCTTGTCTTAATTTTTGCAATTACAAAGGTGCCTGCAAGAGTTCTGCACATCATTGGAGAACCTGGACTTGAGTATGCTACTTCAGAACATCAATCAAATGAAAATCGTGGgctaaaatcattgcaatcaggAGAGACAACCCAGGTTTTTTCCTGTTACAATTCCCCCAGCCTGATGTGATATGACAGTGAAGGATCAAATAAGATGACTACATATGTTGTGCAAGTAAATGGCAGTCCATCAGATTCTAATAACATTCTGAATTAAGATACCCACCTTTCTAGTCCGCAGTACAACATGAGAGATCAGATTTTCAATTACTTGCAAAATTCAGATGTAGCACAAGTCACCAAGTGAGAGATCATTGTACCATTCTAACTGTAGAGGGTATGCgccttttttttagaaaaggagagGGTATGTGTCTTAGCTGCGAGGACCTAGGAGCAGCGCTCGGTGGCACCTTGCTCGGGCCGGTGATCTCAGGCGCTGCGAGGACGGAGGTGCAGCGGATCCTTGCTCGAGCCGGAGGCGGTCAGT
The genomic region above belongs to Triticum urartu cultivar G1812 unplaced genomic scaffold, Tu2.1 TuUngrouped_contig_4540, whole genome shotgun sequence and contains:
- the LOC125527973 gene encoding uncharacterized protein LOC125527973 isoform X2, whose translation is MGEMVASAVVQEAVSGAVSFVFSSRIGKASQEELMERLEMAHIKLHVGLERTRMMPITIMPLLRLRKKLKDVFKECDDLLSKFVKEADRFVRDVESGSSLSHYRFLSSPIRHLLEGKGLYYDMVQGSKAFSLGISTDSVEEYGRVAWLCFHYKDRKAPLKTCRLVVALRLYESTNIVGITAKCLRSLGPQFKSLVEDATGELSHLPTQDVSYFDSVMWECMVKLTTESIPDPFCCIANGLSKPCASNIISSELTGRFPQEVLFVVFNCCFSAFENCSRSSTDEARINAIKAWSPLQMQVFFYPHLSFKFPDGSSLHQKEEEIQTEAIDCFIRQPGMTEYSMHWYSAHGCASFYVSKQIAKTRRASKRRR
- the LOC125527973 gene encoding uncharacterized protein LOC125527973 isoform X1, which produces MGEMVASAVVQEAVSGAVSFVFSSRIGKASQEELMERLEMAHIKLHVGLERTRMMPITIMPLLRLRKKLKDVFKECDDLLSKVRDHQQVFVKEADRFVRDVESGSSLSHYRFLSSPIRHLLEGKGLYYDMVQGSKAFSLGISTDSVEEYGRVAWLCFHYKDRKAPLKTCRLVVALRLYESTNIVGITAKCLRSLGPQFKSLVEDATGELSHLPTQDVSYFDSVMWECMVKLTTESIPDPFCCIANGLSKPCASNIISSELTGRFPQEVLFVVFNCCFSAFENCSRSSTDEARINAIKAWSPLQMQVFFYPHLSFKFPDGSSLHQKEEEIQTEAIDCFIRQPGMTEYSMHWYSAHGCASFYVSKQIAKTRRASKRRR